The Haloplanus natans DSM 17983 genome has a segment encoding these proteins:
- a CDS encoding NAD-dependent epimerase/dehydratase family protein — MTEHSPHDPLEIAVTGAAGYIGSRVVYLLAQTHPEWEVTALDNFYLGDVRQIGDVEVTHVDIRNRERLETALDGADIVMHLAAISGVDDCATKRDLAYEVNVTGTTNVAWFCKKTGAGLVFPYSMAVLGDPDRFPITVDAPRDPLNWYGRTKVLGEQAVDALAEGAFPAHLYLKSNLYGEHRIDGQRVSKGTVINFFVSRVFSDEPLTVYEPGTQSRNYVHVDDVARAYVRSAERLETQLEEGETGVEKYEIASGEDPSVRAVAELVTEIAVDEAGIETAVELVANPRGNETLVADFQVDTATAHETLGWETRHTVADSVRKLIREKA; from the coding sequence ATGACAGAGCACTCCCCACACGACCCGCTTGAGATTGCCGTCACTGGCGCGGCGGGCTACATCGGCAGTCGCGTCGTCTACCTGCTTGCACAGACACATCCGGAGTGGGAGGTTACCGCGCTGGATAACTTCTATCTCGGTGACGTCCGCCAGATTGGCGATGTCGAGGTCACGCACGTCGACATCCGTAACAGAGAGCGACTCGAGACGGCACTCGATGGCGCCGATATCGTCATGCATCTCGCCGCCATCAGCGGGGTCGACGACTGTGCGACGAAGCGCGACCTCGCGTATGAAGTGAACGTCACCGGGACGACCAACGTCGCTTGGTTCTGTAAGAAGACGGGCGCAGGGCTTGTCTTTCCCTACAGCATGGCGGTCCTCGGCGACCCCGACCGGTTTCCGATCACCGTCGATGCGCCCCGCGACCCCCTCAACTGGTACGGACGGACCAAAGTACTTGGCGAGCAGGCGGTCGACGCACTCGCCGAGGGTGCCTTTCCCGCGCATCTATACCTGAAATCGAATCTCTATGGCGAACACCGGATCGACGGCCAGCGCGTCTCGAAGGGCACGGTGATCAATTTCTTCGTCAGCCGTGTCTTCAGCGACGAGCCGCTAACGGTCTACGAGCCGGGGACGCAGTCACGAAACTACGTGCACGTCGACGACGTGGCGCGGGCTTACGTGCGGAGTGCCGAGCGGCTCGAAACGCAACTTGAGGAGGGTGAGACAGGCGTCGAAAAATACGAAATCGCGAGCGGCGAGGACCCAAGCGTCAGAGCCGTTGCGGAACTCGTCACAGAGATCGCCGTCGACGAGGCTGGCATCGAGACGGCGGTCGAACTCGTTGCGAACCCTCGGGGGAACGAGACACTCGTTGCTGACTTCCAGGTCGATACGGCAACCGCCCACGAGACCCTCGGCTGGGAGACGCGCCATACGGTCGCAGACAGCGTCAGAAAACTAATCAGAGAGAAGGCCTGA